The following proteins come from a genomic window of Pseudomonas syringae:
- the folK gene encoding 2-amino-4-hydroxy-6-hydroxymethyldihydropteridine diphosphokinase, giving the protein MSLTRIFLGLGSNIERERHLQAGLDALDGFLTDMRCSPVFESHAVGIKSGPFFNLVVSALTDLPLAELDRRLKVIEADNGRYAPNRVGLPLDIDVLLYGEQVGNFDGLILPRAEILKNAFVLRPLALIAPERLHPGVGASFSTLWADAQIDQQLWPVAFEWRGVPLTPEDLLRS; this is encoded by the coding sequence ATGTCGCTGACGCGGATTTTCCTCGGCCTGGGGAGCAATATCGAGCGCGAACGGCATCTGCAGGCAGGGCTGGATGCGCTGGATGGCTTTCTGACCGACATGCGCTGCTCGCCGGTTTTCGAGAGCCATGCGGTGGGCATCAAGAGCGGGCCATTCTTCAATCTGGTGGTGTCGGCGCTGACCGACCTGCCGCTGGCGGAGCTGGATCGCCGCCTGAAAGTCATCGAAGCCGATAACGGTCGCTATGCCCCGAACCGAGTCGGTCTGCCGCTGGACATCGACGTGCTGCTGTATGGCGAGCAGGTCGGTAACTTCGACGGGCTGATTTTGCCCAGGGCAGAGATTCTGAAGAATGCCTTCGTACTGCGCCCGCTGGCGTTGATCGCCCCCGAACGTCTGCATCCTGGGGTGGGTGCGTCATTCAGCACACTCTGGGCTGATGCGCAGATTGACCAGCAGCTTTGGCCTGTGGCTTTTGAGTGGCGCGGTGTGCCGCTGACGCCTGAGGATTTGCTGCGTAGTTGA
- the dnaG gene encoding DNA primase yields MAGLIPQSFIDDLLNRTDIVDVVSSRVQLKKSGKNYSACCPFHKEKTPSFSVSPDKQFYYCFGCGAGGNALGFIMDHDNLDFPQAVEDLAKAAGMEVPREQGVKGQKPRQPTDSPLYPLLNAAAEFYRQALKSHPARKAAVDYLKGRGLSGEIARDFGLGFAPPGWDNLYKHLSSDALQQKVMIDAGLLIENAETGKRYDRFRDRVMFPIRDSRGRIIAFGGRVLGDDKPKYLNSPETPVFHKGQELYGLFEARKFNRNLDEIIVVEGYMDVIALAQQGLRNAVATLGTATSEEHLKRLFRVVPNVLFCFDGDQAGRNAAWRALEAALPCLQDGRRARFLFLPEGEDPDTLVRSEGTDAFKARINQHAQPLADYFFEQLTKESDPRSLEGKAHMATLAAPLIDKVPGANLRTLMRQRLSEITGLSGEAVSQLVQSAPADAPPSYNPYVDYDAMPDFADYQPQGGYEAQQEWTPKKNGGPNQKKWDNTFSGKKGKRQDFGPRTPRVPTAVEPPMQAALRTLLHHPELAEKVENASHFAAEDQSNAQLLVALIEARQKNPNLRSLQLIARWHGTEQGRLLRALAEKEWLIEADNLEQQFFDTITSLSARQRERSLEHLISKARQTELSPEEKIQLRELLNRNVPAQTPTSTGA; encoded by the coding sequence ATGGCCGGGCTGATTCCCCAGAGCTTTATCGACGACCTTCTGAACCGCACCGACATCGTCGATGTTGTCAGTTCTCGCGTGCAGCTCAAGAAATCCGGGAAGAATTACAGCGCGTGCTGCCCGTTCCACAAAGAGAAAACCCCCTCTTTCAGTGTCAGCCCGGACAAACAGTTCTATTACTGCTTTGGCTGCGGCGCGGGCGGTAACGCGCTCGGCTTCATCATGGATCACGACAACCTGGATTTCCCCCAGGCGGTCGAAGACCTGGCCAAAGCCGCCGGCATGGAAGTGCCACGCGAACAAGGCGTAAAAGGCCAGAAGCCACGCCAGCCGACAGACTCCCCGCTCTACCCGCTGCTGAACGCCGCTGCCGAGTTCTATCGTCAGGCCCTGAAAAGCCATCCGGCGCGCAAGGCAGCAGTGGATTACCTCAAAGGGCGCGGGCTGTCGGGCGAGATCGCACGGGACTTCGGCCTGGGCTTCGCGCCACCCGGCTGGGACAACCTGTACAAACACCTGAGCAGCGACGCGCTACAGCAGAAAGTCATGATCGACGCAGGCCTGCTGATCGAAAACGCAGAGACCGGCAAACGCTACGACCGCTTCCGCGACCGGGTGATGTTTCCGATCCGCGATTCGCGCGGGCGCATCATTGCCTTCGGCGGCCGCGTCCTCGGCGATGACAAACCCAAGTACCTGAACTCCCCGGAAACCCCTGTGTTCCACAAGGGTCAGGAGCTGTACGGGCTGTTCGAGGCGCGCAAATTCAATCGCAACCTCGACGAGATCATTGTCGTCGAAGGCTACATGGACGTCATCGCCCTGGCCCAGCAAGGTCTGCGCAATGCGGTGGCAACACTGGGCACGGCGACCAGTGAAGAACATTTGAAACGCCTGTTTCGAGTCGTGCCCAACGTGCTGTTCTGCTTCGACGGCGATCAGGCCGGACGCAACGCCGCGTGGCGAGCGCTCGAGGCTGCACTGCCATGCCTGCAGGATGGCCGAAGGGCGCGCTTTCTGTTTCTCCCGGAAGGCGAAGACCCGGATACGCTGGTGCGCTCCGAAGGCACCGACGCGTTCAAGGCGCGTATCAATCAGCACGCGCAGCCGCTGGCCGATTACTTTTTCGAGCAATTGACCAAAGAGTCCGATCCGCGCTCGCTGGAAGGCAAGGCACACATGGCCACCCTCGCGGCGCCGCTGATCGATAAAGTACCGGGCGCCAACCTGCGCACGCTGATGCGTCAGCGCCTGAGTGAAATTACCGGGCTTAGCGGGGAGGCGGTCAGTCAGCTGGTGCAGAGCGCACCGGCGGACGCACCACCCAGCTATAATCCATATGTCGACTACGACGCGATGCCTGACTTCGCCGACTATCAGCCACAAGGCGGTTACGAAGCACAGCAGGAATGGACGCCAAAGAAAAACGGCGGCCCGAATCAGAAAAAGTGGGACAACACGTTCTCGGGCAAAAAAGGCAAGCGGCAGGACTTCGGACCGCGCACGCCGCGTGTACCGACCGCCGTCGAACCGCCAATGCAGGCCGCACTGAGAACACTGCTGCATCACCCGGAACTGGCCGAAAAGGTCGAAAATGCCAGCCACTTCGCGGCAGAAGACCAGTCAAACGCACAATTACTGGTCGCGCTGATTGAAGCCAGGCAAAAGAATCCCAACCTTCGGTCGTTACAGTTGATAGCACGCTGGCACGGGACGGAACAGGGTCGATTGTTACGCGCCCTGGCCGAAAAGGAATGGCTGATTGAGGCCGATAACCTTGAACAACAGTTTTTCGACACTATAACTAGTCTATCCGCTCGCCAACGCGAGCGCAGTCTGGAACATCTGATAAGCAAAGCTCGTCAAACCGAGCTGAGCCCAGAAGAGAAAATTCAGCTTCGGGAACTGCTAAATCGCAATGTTCCAGCACAAACCCCGACCTCAACTGGCGCGTGA
- the folB gene encoding dihydroneopterin aldolase, protein MDRVFIEGLEVDTVIGAYDWERGIRQCLRLDLSFAWDNRPAAAGDDLSKALDYASVSARIQAFAEQAQFQLVETFAERLAEVLMSEFNIPWLRLKLTKPGAVAAAAGVGVEIERGCR, encoded by the coding sequence TTGGACAGAGTTTTCATCGAGGGTCTTGAGGTCGATACGGTCATCGGCGCTTACGACTGGGAACGTGGCATTCGCCAGTGCCTGCGTCTGGACCTCAGTTTTGCCTGGGACAACCGACCCGCTGCTGCGGGTGACGACCTGAGCAAGGCACTCGACTACGCCAGTGTTTCAGCGCGAATTCAGGCTTTCGCCGAGCAGGCGCAGTTTCAACTGGTCGAGACCTTCGCCGAGCGTCTGGCTGAAGTGTTGATGAGCGAATTCAACATCCCCTGGTTGCGTTTGAAACTGACCAAGCCCGGTGCTGTTGCTGCGGCAGCCGGTGTCGGCGTGGAGATCGAGCGCGGATGTCGCTGA
- the plsY gene encoding glycerol-3-phosphate 1-O-acyltransferase PlsY: MFWLLATFAYLLGSLSFAILLSRLSGSPDPRASGSGNAGATNMLRLAGKKLAILTLLGDLCKGLIPVWLAGSWGLDPSQQGWIGVCAVLGHLFPLYFRFRGGKGVATAAGVLLGLYPPAAALAIAAWLLTLYLTRTSSLAALIATPLTLPLLAWQEPHALLPMSVLTLLIVWRHRGNLRDLLAGRERHF, from the coding sequence ATGTTTTGGTTACTGGCGACCTTCGCCTACCTGCTCGGCTCGCTGTCCTTCGCCATCCTGCTCAGTCGCCTCAGCGGCAGCCCGGACCCTCGTGCCAGTGGCTCCGGCAATGCCGGTGCGACCAACATGCTGCGTCTGGCCGGAAAAAAACTGGCCATCCTGACCTTGCTCGGCGACCTCTGCAAAGGCCTGATTCCGGTATGGCTCGCCGGTAGCTGGGGCCTTGATCCATCACAGCAAGGCTGGATCGGCGTCTGCGCAGTGCTGGGCCATCTCTTCCCGCTGTACTTTCGGTTCCGCGGTGGCAAAGGCGTCGCAACCGCCGCCGGCGTGCTGCTCGGCCTTTACCCGCCAGCGGCAGCCCTGGCGATAGCGGCCTGGCTGCTGACGCTGTACCTGACCCGCACCAGCTCACTAGCGGCACTGATCGCCACACCCCTGACGCTGCCATTACTGGCCTGGCAGGAACCGCATGCGTTGCTGCCAATGAGCGTGCTGACCTTGCTCATCGTCTGGCGCCATCGCGGCAATCTACGCGACCTGCTCGCCGGGCGCGAACGGCATTTCTGA
- the tsaD gene encoding tRNA (adenosine(37)-N6)-threonylcarbamoyltransferase complex transferase subunit TsaD, with protein MLVLGLETSCDETGVALYDSERGLLADALFSQIDLHRAYGGVVPELASRDHVKRMLPLIRQTLAEADCVATDIDAIAYTAGPGLVGALLVGASCAQALAFAWDIPALGVHHMEGHLLAPMLEENPPQFPFVALLVSGGHTQLVRVDGIGQYELLGETLDDAAGEAFDKTAKMMGMQYPGGPEISKAAMQGVPGRFVFPRPMTDRPGLAFSFSGLKTSALNTWQQCQSAGDDSEQTRCDIALAFQQAVVETLTIKCKRALKQTGLKSLVIAGGVSANKALRVSLESMLSDLHGHVYYARPEFCTDNGAMIAFAGCQRLQAGQKEDLSISVQARWPMEQLLPL; from the coding sequence ATGCTAGTACTGGGATTAGAAACCTCCTGCGACGAAACCGGCGTCGCGTTATACGACAGCGAACGCGGTTTGCTGGCGGATGCTTTATTCAGTCAGATCGACCTGCACCGCGCCTACGGTGGCGTGGTGCCGGAGCTGGCATCGCGCGATCACGTCAAGCGCATGCTGCCCCTGATTCGTCAGACGCTGGCCGAAGCGGACTGCGTGGCCACTGATATCGATGCCATTGCCTACACCGCAGGGCCCGGTCTGGTCGGTGCGCTGCTGGTCGGTGCGTCATGCGCCCAGGCGCTGGCGTTTGCCTGGGATATTCCGGCGCTGGGCGTTCACCACATGGAAGGCCACTTGCTGGCCCCGATGCTGGAAGAAAACCCGCCGCAGTTTCCGTTCGTCGCTTTATTGGTGTCCGGTGGTCATACGCAGTTGGTGCGCGTCGACGGAATCGGTCAGTACGAGCTGCTGGGCGAGACGCTGGATGATGCTGCGGGCGAGGCGTTCGACAAGACCGCCAAGATGATGGGCATGCAGTATCCGGGTGGTCCGGAAATATCAAAAGCGGCCATGCAGGGTGTGCCGGGACGGTTTGTCTTTCCCCGGCCAATGACGGATCGTCCGGGCCTGGCGTTCAGCTTCAGCGGCTTGAAAACCTCGGCGCTCAATACCTGGCAGCAGTGCCAGAGTGCCGGAGACGACAGTGAGCAAACCCGCTGCGACATCGCGCTGGCGTTCCAGCAGGCGGTGGTGGAGACTTTGACCATCAAGTGCAAGCGCGCGCTCAAGCAGACCGGGCTCAAGAGCCTGGTCATCGCTGGCGGCGTCAGCGCCAACAAGGCGCTACGGGTGTCACTGGAAAGTATGCTGAGCGATCTGCATGGGCATGTTTACTACGCCCGCCCGGAGTTTTGCACCGACAACGGCGCAATGATCGCCTTTGCCGGCTGTCAGCGCTTGCAGGCTGGGCAGAAGGAAGACTTGAGTATCAGCGTGCAGGCGCGCTGGCCCATGGAGCAGTTGTTGCCGCTGTAG
- the rpsU gene encoding 30S ribosomal protein S21: protein MPAVKVKENEPFDVALRRFKRSCEKAGVLAEVRSREFYEKPTSERKRKAAAAVKRHAKKVQREQRRAVRLY, encoded by the coding sequence ATGCCAGCCGTCAAAGTTAAAGAGAACGAACCCTTCGACGTAGCTCTGCGTCGTTTCAAGCGCTCCTGCGAAAAAGCCGGTGTTCTGGCTGAAGTTCGTAGCCGCGAATTTTACGAGAAGCCGACTTCGGAGCGTAAGCGCAAGGCAGCAGCTGCTGTCAAACGCCACGCCAAGAAAGTCCAGCGCGAACAGCGCCGCGCCGTTCGTCTGTATTAA
- a CDS encoding multifunctional CCA addition/repair protein: MQIYKVGGAVRDRLLGQPVTDIDWVVVGASTEEMLIKGYRPVGTDFPVFLHPLTNEEYALARTERKSGVGYGGFVFHASPEVTLEQDLIRRDLTINAMAEDKDGNLTDPYNGQQDLEARILRHVSPAFAEDPLRVLRVARFAARYADYGFTIAPETLDLMRQLSESGELKALTAERSWKEISRALMEKQPQVFIQVLHDCGALNELMPEVEALFGVPQPAAHHPEIDTGAHVLSVLEQSAIHQHPLSVRWACLLHDLGKGLTPEAEWPRHIAHEHTGLRLIKAVNERFRVPRECQELALLVGQYHTHGHRALELKPSTLLELLHSFDVYRRPQRFEEFIAACEMDARGRHGFEQRSYPQADYLRGAAEAARAVSVQPLLEQGLKGKELGDALKNERLKALKAYKAEHAA, from the coding sequence ATGCAGATTTATAAAGTTGGCGGTGCTGTACGTGATCGCCTGCTGGGACAGCCTGTCACTGATATTGACTGGGTAGTGGTGGGTGCAAGTACTGAAGAAATGCTGATCAAGGGCTATCGCCCGGTCGGCACAGACTTTCCGGTGTTCTTGCATCCGCTGACCAACGAGGAATACGCGCTGGCACGCACCGAGCGTAAAAGCGGCGTCGGCTACGGCGGGTTTGTTTTTCACGCCAGCCCGGAGGTTACCCTTGAGCAGGACCTGATCCGCCGTGACCTGACCATCAATGCCATGGCGGAAGACAAGGACGGCAATCTGACCGATCCCTACAATGGCCAGCAGGATCTAGAAGCGCGTATTTTACGCCACGTTTCGCCCGCATTCGCCGAAGATCCGCTCAGGGTCTTGCGCGTCGCCCGGTTTGCCGCACGCTACGCCGACTACGGTTTCACGATTGCGCCCGAGACCCTTGACCTGATGCGGCAGCTCAGTGAATCAGGCGAACTCAAGGCGCTGACCGCTGAGCGGAGCTGGAAAGAAATCTCCCGCGCACTGATGGAAAAGCAGCCTCAGGTGTTCATCCAGGTGCTGCATGACTGTGGCGCGCTCAACGAATTGATGCCTGAAGTCGAAGCGCTGTTTGGCGTGCCGCAACCGGCTGCGCATCACCCGGAAATCGACACCGGCGCACACGTGCTCAGCGTGCTTGAGCAGTCAGCCATTCACCAGCACCCACTCAGCGTGCGCTGGGCGTGCCTGCTGCATGATTTGGGAAAGGGGCTGACGCCTGAGGCCGAATGGCCCCGACACATCGCCCACGAGCACACGGGCTTGCGGCTGATCAAGGCGGTCAACGAGCGCTTTCGCGTGCCGAGGGAATGTCAGGAACTGGCGTTGCTGGTTGGTCAGTACCACACCCATGGGCACCGGGCGCTGGAACTGAAACCCTCGACCTTGCTGGAGCTGTTACACAGCTTCGACGTCTACCGCCGCCCGCAGCGGTTCGAAGAGTTCATTGCCGCCTGCGAGATGGACGCGCGCGGACGGCATGGCTTTGAACAGCGCAGTTATCCACAGGCCGACTACCTGCGCGGCGCAGCCGAGGCGGCCCGGGCAGTGTCGGTGCAACCACTGCTGGAACAAGGCTTGAAGGGCAAGGAACTGGGCGACGCGCTGAAGAACGAGCGCTTGAAAGCGCTGAAAGCCTACAAAGCGGAGCATGCTGCCTGA